The following coding sequences are from one Nonlabens arenilitoris window:
- a CDS encoding citrate synthase, protein MSEKAILEIDGKKYEFPIITGTENEKAIDIKALRGATGGITTIDPGYKNTGSCESAITFLNGEEGILRYRGYSIEELADKADFLEVAYLLIFGELPTQTQLDKFHADIKANSHVDEDVKKILDGFPKSAHPMGVLSSLTSALIAFNPTSVNVDSEEDMYNAIVKIMGKFPVLVAWALRKRTGQPLDYGDDNLGYVDNILKMMFKKPNSDYTVDPIVSQALDKLLILHADHEQNCSTSTVRIVGSSHAGLFASLSAGINALWGPLHGGANQAVLEMLEAIKEDGGDTKKYMAKAKDKEDPFRLMGFGHRVYKNFDPRAKIIKVAADEVLEALGVDDPILDIAKGLEQEALNDPYFVDRKLYPNVDFYSGIIYRAMGIPVEMFTVMFALGRLPGWIAQWKEMRENKEPIGRPRQVYTGENHRSFKEVSNR, encoded by the coding sequence ATGTCAGAAAAAGCTATCTTAGAAATCGATGGGAAGAAATATGAATTCCCAATAATCACTGGAACAGAAAATGAAAAAGCCATAGATATTAAGGCTTTAAGAGGTGCAACAGGTGGTATTACTACAATTGATCCTGGATATAAAAATACAGGTAGTTGTGAGAGTGCTATTACTTTCCTTAATGGAGAAGAAGGTATTCTTAGGTATCGTGGTTATTCTATTGAAGAACTAGCTGATAAGGCAGATTTCCTAGAAGTAGCTTATCTATTAATTTTTGGAGAATTGCCTACTCAAACGCAATTAGACAAATTTCATGCAGACATAAAAGCAAACTCACATGTTGATGAAGATGTAAAGAAAATTTTAGACGGTTTTCCTAAATCTGCTCATCCTATGGGTGTGCTTTCTTCATTAACTAGTGCCTTAATTGCTTTCAATCCTACATCTGTAAATGTAGATAGTGAAGAAGATATGTACAATGCTATTGTTAAGATCATGGGTAAATTTCCAGTTCTTGTAGCTTGGGCATTAAGAAAACGCACGGGACAGCCTCTTGATTATGGAGACGATAATCTAGGCTACGTAGATAACATCCTTAAAATGATGTTTAAAAAGCCTAACTCTGACTATACGGTAGACCCTATAGTTTCTCAAGCTCTTGATAAGTTATTAATTCTTCATGCAGACCATGAACAAAATTGCTCTACAAGTACGGTACGTATTGTAGGATCTTCACATGCAGGTCTTTTTGCAAGTTTAAGTGCTGGAATAAATGCGTTATGGGGACCACTTCATGGTGGAGCAAACCAGGCCGTTCTAGAAATGCTAGAAGCAATAAAAGAAGATGGTGGTGATACTAAAAAGTACATGGCCAAAGCTAAAGATAAAGAAGATCCTTTCCGTTTAATGGGATTCGGTCATAGAGTATATAAAAACTTTGATCCACGAGCAAAAATTATTAAAGTAGCTGCAGATGAGGTGCTTGAAGCTCTAGGTGTCGATGATCCTATCTTAGATATTGCAAAAGGTCTCGAACAAGAGGCTCTTAATGATCCATATTTTGTAGATCGCAAATTATATCCTAATGTAGATTTCTATTCAGGTATCATTTATCGTGCAATGGGAATTCCTGTGGAGATGTTTACCGTAATGTTTGCACTAGGTCGTTTACCAGGATGGATTGCACAGTGGAAAGAAATGCGTGAAAACAAAGAACCTATAGGTCGTCCACGTCAGGTATATACTGGTGAGAATCACAGGTCATTTAAAGAAGTATCTAACAGGTAA
- the ctlX gene encoding citrulline utilization hydrolase CtlX, which translates to MKQITDTVFMVRPVQFRLNEQTAVNNYYQDQEAHGRIKNEVANNKAQEEFDAFTTALKNKGINVIIISDDEKNDTPDSIFPNNWISTHQNGDIALYPMFAENRRLERRPEVLDTLEKEGFSIANIIDYTSAEDEGYFLEGTGSLLLDRVNKKAYCSISPRADEELFIEFCEDFEYTPVIFTAYQTVEDKRLPIYHTNVMMALGENYAVICLDCIDDKTERKNVLKHLKEDGKDVIAITENQVNAFAGNMMQVHNEAGDRLLIMSDQAYQSLTADQIKKLEKYNEIVHPSIETIEALGGGSVRCMMAEVFLPKA; encoded by the coding sequence ATGAAACAAATTACAGATACGGTTTTTATGGTAAGGCCGGTGCAGTTCCGTTTAAATGAACAAACAGCTGTTAATAATTATTACCAAGATCAAGAGGCACACGGGCGCATTAAAAATGAAGTAGCAAATAACAAAGCTCAAGAAGAATTTGATGCTTTTACAACTGCGTTAAAAAATAAAGGAATCAATGTAATCATCATTTCAGACGATGAAAAGAACGATACGCCAGATTCTATTTTTCCCAATAATTGGATTTCTACACATCAAAATGGAGATATAGCCCTATATCCTATGTTTGCAGAAAATCGTCGCTTAGAACGCAGACCAGAAGTTTTAGACACGCTAGAGAAAGAAGGATTCAGTATCGCAAACATTATAGACTATACTAGTGCCGAAGATGAAGGGTATTTTCTAGAAGGAACTGGTAGCTTATTACTAGATCGAGTTAATAAGAAAGCTTATTGTAGTATATCACCTCGTGCAGATGAGGAGTTGTTTATAGAGTTTTGTGAAGATTTTGAATATACACCTGTAATTTTTACCGCATACCAAACTGTAGAGGATAAGCGATTGCCTATCTATCATACTAATGTCATGATGGCACTAGGAGAAAACTATGCCGTTATATGTTTAGACTGCATAGATGACAAAACTGAACGTAAAAATGTTTTAAAACATCTTAAAGAAGATGGGAAAGATGTCATAGCTATTACAGAAAATCAAGTAAACGCATTTGCTGGTAATATGATGCAAGTCCATAATGAGGCAGGTGATAGATTACTAATTATGAGTGATCAAGCTTACCAATCATTAACTGCAGACCAGATCAAAAAACTTGAAAAATATAATGAGATAGTACATCCATCTATTGAAACTATTGAAGCCTTAGGTGGTGGATCTGTTAGGTGTATGATGGCTGAGGTATTTTTACCAAAAGCATAA
- a CDS encoding ABC transporter permease/M1 family aminopeptidase, with translation MFSTIYTHEVKTWFKKPLFYIYAAVLFLLSLLISALAVGVFDSDNVTVTSAIKLNGAVGIYSLLGFFAILTYLLIPSIIGGTIQRDFKNNMHNVLYSYPLTKWNYLLAKFSAGMTMTLLIIVTSLIGITLGFYLPGANEELVGPFKIMNYLQPFLLYIIPNVFFYGAIVFAITAFLRNVNIGFMFVLVMIILQFAAGSSAPTMDDSYWVELLEPTGDSATYSQIKYWTPEEQSTQLIPITGTLLYNRLIWLGISLLVFIGVLFAFNFSQNPTSLSLAKTKAQRVTKKNFGTITKVIMPQATQDLSFLGQLKTAWIIAKSDIAFIVKGWPFIIIASVAFAFSLLTMLITGQQYGTDILPKTWVMLQFAGGIFSTFAYLLIYLYTGLIMDRAKAAHINQLVDATPTRNWTMLLSKFIAMVVMIATILLIVILSGIIIQAYNGFFEFELPLYLFDLYVINIWDFIPWIMMSLLIHTLIKNKWVGLIVLLVLAIGIPPLLGAIGVEQGQFIFNQGAGSPSPSDMNGYGSGLGKYFTYRVYWMLLGIALFALAVLFYRRGMGTSMKERIAIAKARLSKSIIAIMAVSLLGFFAIGGYMWKVNNIDNEQISGKEQEELQVNYEKELSKYAKIPQPRLVAVNTFMDIYPDTRDFKAGATYTLVNQTDVAIDTLHVNYPDRPTEITLDLENNIVKDFEDYNYRMYQFKKALQPGDTLIMKFTTENKPNTFFDNNSPVVDNGTFINNSIFPSIGYSDQFEIRNTQVRKKYDLEPKDRLPAPDAPGARDNNYIGGNSDWIDFEATVSTSSDQIAIAPGYLIKEWEEDGRKYYNYKMDSKILNFYAFLSGRYDVKRDEHDGVKLEIYYHPDHDYNVDRMMSGLKEGLDYYNDNYTPYQHRQARIIEFPRTGGGFAQAFPNTIPFSEAIGFIADVDDEDNDAVDYPFSITAHELAHQWWAHQVIGANAKGATLLSESLSEYSSLKVLEKANGKEQMRKFLKEAMDGYLLGRTVEQIKENPLMYNENQQYIHYQKGSLVLYAMSDYLGDEKFNAVIKRFAQQHQFKGAPYPVATEFVNDIKAVTPDSLQYLVTDMFETITLYNNKVKEATYQELPDGKYLVTLDAQVIKYRSNEKGKSVYKNIAGDSLTFTPEGKTKALQSLPLADYIEVGVFGEVNDDNGLEKVLYLEKLKVSEISNTFDIIVDEKPIEAGIDPYNKLIDRNSDDNRSKLSEKKSSTTAKE, from the coding sequence ATGTTCTCAACGATATATACACACGAAGTAAAAACCTGGTTTAAGAAACCGCTTTTTTACATATACGCAGCTGTTTTATTTCTATTATCCTTATTAATATCTGCACTTGCGGTAGGTGTTTTTGATAGTGATAATGTAACCGTAACAAGTGCGATAAAATTAAATGGTGCGGTAGGTATTTACAGTCTTTTGGGCTTTTTTGCCATTCTTACCTACTTGTTAATACCATCTATAATAGGTGGTACTATACAGCGAGACTTTAAGAATAACATGCACAACGTGCTCTATTCTTATCCATTAACTAAATGGAATTATTTACTAGCAAAATTCAGTGCTGGTATGACAATGACACTATTGATCATCGTTACCAGTTTAATAGGAATCACACTAGGTTTTTATTTACCAGGCGCAAATGAAGAGTTAGTTGGTCCTTTTAAGATCATGAACTATTTACAACCGTTTTTACTTTACATTATTCCTAATGTGTTTTTTTATGGTGCTATAGTTTTTGCCATTACTGCATTTTTAAGAAACGTGAATATAGGTTTCATGTTTGTTTTAGTGATGATCATACTACAATTTGCAGCGGGATCTAGTGCACCTACTATGGATGATTCTTACTGGGTAGAATTACTAGAGCCTACTGGTGATAGTGCCACTTACAGTCAGATTAAATACTGGACTCCAGAAGAACAAAGTACTCAATTAATCCCGATTACTGGGACTTTACTATATAATAGGTTAATCTGGTTAGGCATATCACTACTTGTTTTTATAGGTGTTTTATTTGCTTTTAATTTTTCACAAAACCCAACAAGTTTATCACTAGCAAAAACTAAAGCACAACGAGTCACTAAAAAGAACTTTGGAACTATAACTAAAGTTATCATGCCGCAAGCTACTCAAGATTTATCTTTCCTAGGACAATTGAAGACAGCTTGGATTATCGCAAAATCAGATATTGCATTCATTGTAAAAGGATGGCCTTTTATTATAATAGCTTCAGTTGCATTTGCATTTTCATTGCTTACTATGTTAATCACCGGTCAGCAGTACGGAACTGATATTTTACCTAAAACTTGGGTAATGCTTCAATTTGCAGGTGGTATCTTCAGTACGTTTGCTTACTTATTGATATACTTATATACTGGATTGATAATGGATCGTGCAAAAGCGGCTCACATTAATCAATTAGTAGATGCGACTCCTACAAGAAACTGGACGATGTTACTGTCTAAGTTTATTGCTATGGTTGTTATGATTGCCACCATTTTACTTATTGTGATTTTAAGTGGTATTATCATCCAAGCGTACAACGGTTTCTTTGAGTTTGAGTTACCTCTATATCTTTTTGACCTTTATGTAATTAATATATGGGATTTCATTCCTTGGATTATGATGTCTTTATTGATTCATACACTCATTAAAAATAAATGGGTAGGTTTGATAGTATTATTAGTACTTGCTATAGGTATTCCTCCATTATTAGGAGCTATAGGTGTGGAACAAGGTCAGTTTATTTTCAATCAAGGCGCTGGTTCTCCTAGCCCTAGTGATATGAATGGTTATGGTAGTGGATTAGGGAAATACTTTACCTATAGAGTTTATTGGATGCTGTTAGGTATTGCATTATTTGCTCTTGCTGTATTATTCTACCGTCGTGGTATGGGAACTTCTATGAAAGAACGTATCGCAATTGCAAAAGCACGATTGTCAAAATCAATCATCGCTATAATGGCTGTTTCATTACTTGGATTCTTTGCTATAGGTGGATACATGTGGAAAGTAAACAACATTGACAATGAACAAATATCTGGTAAAGAGCAAGAGGAACTTCAAGTTAATTATGAAAAGGAACTGAGCAAATATGCTAAAATACCTCAACCTAGATTAGTTGCTGTCAATACATTTATGGACATCTATCCAGATACTCGTGATTTTAAGGCAGGAGCGACTTATACCTTAGTAAATCAGACTGATGTTGCAATTGACACTTTACATGTAAATTATCCAGACAGACCTACTGAGATTACTCTAGATTTAGAAAATAATATTGTCAAAGATTTTGAGGATTACAACTACCGTATGTATCAATTTAAAAAGGCATTACAACCAGGTGATACTCTTATAATGAAATTCACTACAGAGAATAAGCCTAATACTTTCTTTGACAATAACTCTCCTGTAGTTGATAATGGAACTTTTATAAATAACAGTATTTTCCCATCCATAGGATATAGTGATCAATTTGAAATACGTAACACTCAAGTACGTAAAAAGTATGATCTAGAACCTAAAGATCGACTGCCAGCTCCAGATGCTCCTGGCGCAAGAGATAATAATTATATAGGTGGTAATAGTGACTGGATAGATTTTGAAGCAACGGTAAGTACTTCAAGTGATCAAATCGCCATTGCACCAGGATATCTCATTAAAGAATGGGAAGAAGACGGACGTAAATATTATAATTATAAAATGGATTCTAAAATCCTCAATTTCTATGCATTCTTAAGCGGCCGTTATGATGTTAAGAGAGACGAGCATGATGGTGTGAAATTAGAAATATATTACCATCCAGATCATGACTATAATGTCGACCGTATGATGAGTGGTTTAAAAGAAGGACTAGATTATTATAACGATAATTATACACCATACCAGCATAGACAGGCGCGTATTATCGAGTTCCCAAGAACTGGTGGTGGTTTTGCACAAGCTTTCCCCAATACGATTCCTTTTAGTGAAGCGATAGGTTTTATAGCAGATGTTGATGATGAGGATAATGACGCCGTTGATTACCCATTTAGTATAACTGCTCACGAACTAGCACATCAGTGGTGGGCACATCAAGTAATAGGTGCAAATGCTAAAGGAGCAACATTACTCTCTGAAAGTCTATCTGAGTATAGTTCTCTTAAAGTTCTCGAAAAAGCAAATGGAAAAGAGCAAATGCGCAAATTCCTTAAAGAGGCTATGGATGGGTACCTATTAGGTAGAACCGTTGAGCAAATCAAAGAGAATCCATTAATGTATAATGAGAACCAACAGTACATTCATTATCAAAAAGGTTCCTTAGTACTATATGCGATGAGTGACTATCTAGGTGATGAAAAATTTAATGCTGTCATAAAGAGATTTGCTCAACAACATCAATTTAAAGGAGCTCCTTATCCAGTTGCAACAGAGTTTGTAAACGATATTAAAGCGGTGACACCAGATTCTTTACAGTATCTAGTTACTGATATGTTTGAAACAATCACTTTGTATAACAATAAAGTAAAAGAAGCGACTTATCAAGAATTACCAGATGGTAAATATCTAGTTACATTAGATGCTCAAGTGATCAAGTACCGCTCTAACGAGAAAGGTAAGTCTGTTTATAAAAATATCGCTGGTGACAGCCTTACTTTTACACCTGAAGGAAAAACCAAAGCATTACAGTCATTACCACTTGCAGATTATATAGAGGTAGGTGTATTTGGCGAAGTAAACGATGATAATGGATTAGAAAAAGTTCTCTACTTAGAAAAATTAAAGGTGTCTGAGATATCAAACACTTTTGACATTATAGTAGATGAAAAACCGATAGAAGCTGGTATCGATCCTTATAATAAGCTGATTGATAGAAATAGCGACGACAACAGGTCAAAACTATCAGAAAAAAAATCTAGCACGACCGCAAAAGAATAA
- a CDS encoding SDR family oxidoreductase: MKVLLTGANGYIGIRLLYELLKQDHEVICAVRSAARLSVPQEIKDQIEIIEIDFLNLKSQQELPQDIDASYYLIHSMSSSTESFDTMEAESAINFVQLINRTSCKQIIYLSGIVNEDKLSKHLLSRKRVEDLLYTATAAVTVLRAGIIVGSGSSSFEIVRDLCEKLPLMITPKWVNTKTHPIAIRNVMSYLTGVLGHKDCYNHSYDIGGKDVLTYKEMMTRYAKMRKIKLYIITVPIMTPKLSSYWLYFVTSTSYKLAQNLVNSMAIEVVAQPNDLREKLDIHLFSYEEALAMAFTKIEQNQVASSWKDSMVSGRFKRNLNKYKQVPSYGCLKDAQQLKTEDPDAALERIWSIGGKNGYYYATFLWKIRGYVDKLMGGVGLRRGRTNVNTIYAGDSLDFWRVLVADKKEKRLLLFAEMRVPGEAWLEFEIDEDNVVHQTATFRPRGIWGRLYWYSMLPFHYFIFAGMIKRIAKG; the protein is encoded by the coding sequence ATGAAAGTTCTACTCACAGGTGCAAATGGTTACATAGGTATAAGATTATTATATGAATTACTTAAACAAGATCATGAAGTAATTTGTGCTGTACGCAGTGCCGCTCGACTATCGGTACCGCAAGAGATTAAAGATCAAATCGAAATTATAGAAATTGATTTTTTAAACTTAAAATCACAACAAGAATTACCTCAAGACATAGACGCCTCTTACTACCTCATTCATTCTATGAGTAGCAGTACAGAGAGCTTTGACACGATGGAAGCAGAAAGCGCCATAAATTTTGTGCAACTCATTAATCGCACAAGCTGTAAACAAATCATTTATTTATCGGGAATTGTTAATGAAGATAAGCTTAGTAAACATTTGCTTTCGCGAAAGCGTGTTGAAGATCTTCTCTACACAGCAACAGCCGCAGTGACCGTACTTAGAGCTGGAATTATAGTAGGCAGCGGAAGTTCATCATTTGAAATCGTGCGTGATCTATGTGAAAAGTTACCTTTAATGATCACGCCTAAATGGGTCAACACTAAAACACACCCTATAGCGATACGTAATGTAATGAGTTACCTCACCGGTGTATTAGGTCACAAAGACTGTTATAATCATAGTTATGATATAGGTGGTAAAGATGTTCTTACCTATAAAGAAATGATGACACGTTATGCTAAGATGCGTAAAATCAAACTGTACATCATCACAGTACCTATTATGACTCCTAAGCTTAGTTCTTACTGGCTATATTTTGTCACCAGCACTTCTTATAAGCTAGCACAAAATCTGGTCAACAGTATGGCGATTGAAGTAGTTGCACAGCCTAACGACTTGAGGGAAAAGCTAGACATTCATTTATTTAGTTATGAAGAAGCGCTAGCTATGGCATTTACTAAGATTGAACAAAACCAAGTAGCCAGTAGCTGGAAAGACTCTATGGTAAGCGGTCGTTTTAAACGTAATCTCAATAAATATAAACAAGTGCCTAGCTATGGATGCTTAAAGGATGCTCAACAATTAAAAACAGAAGACCCAGATGCAGCACTAGAACGCATATGGTCCATAGGTGGTAAGAATGGATATTATTATGCCACTTTTTTATGGAAAATAAGAGGCTATGTAGATAAACTTATGGGCGGTGTAGGATTACGTCGTGGTCGTACTAATGTTAATACAATATATGCTGGAGATTCTTTAGATTTCTGGAGAGTTCTAGTAGCAGATAAGAAAGAGAAAAGATTACTACTATTTGCTGAAATGCGAGTACCAGGAGAAGCGTGGTTAGAATTTGAAATCGATGAAGATAATGTGGTTCACCAAACTGCGACATTTAGACCGCGAGGTATATGGGGACGCTTATATTGGTATTCTATGCTGCCCTTTCATTACTTTATTTTTGCAGGGATGATCAAGCGTATCGCAAAGGGATAA
- a CDS encoding dimethylarginine dimethylaminohydrolase family protein, whose product MNKLNLNVIDETSRLRAVILGTAASNGPEPALEDAYDPKSREHILAGTYPSNEDMVTEMEAVNAVFKKYDVKVYRPTHIEDCNQIFTRDIGFVIDDVFVKANILPDREEEIEAIQYVIDQISPDKVIRPPEEVHIEGGDVMLYGEYIFVGTYRGDDYADYIIARTNVEAIEWLKNTFPHKKVMSFNLRKDNLDPYNNALHLDCCFQPVGKDKCIIHKNGFLQEEEYQYLVDFFGKENCFEISQEEMYHMNSNVFSIAPDVVVSEKNFTRLNTWLRNHGITVEEVPYAEISKQEGLLRCSTLPLIRD is encoded by the coding sequence ATGAATAAATTAAATCTTAATGTAATTGATGAAACCTCGCGATTGCGTGCTGTGATTCTAGGAACTGCTGCGAGTAATGGTCCTGAGCCTGCTTTAGAGGATGCTTATGATCCTAAATCACGCGAGCACATCCTAGCAGGAACTTATCCATCAAATGAAGACATGGTTACAGAGATGGAAGCTGTAAATGCCGTATTTAAAAAGTATGATGTTAAGGTCTATAGACCAACACATATTGAGGATTGTAACCAGATATTTACTAGAGATATAGGCTTTGTAATTGATGATGTTTTTGTAAAAGCAAATATATTACCAGACCGCGAGGAAGAAATAGAGGCGATACAATATGTGATTGACCAAATAAGTCCAGATAAGGTTATTAGACCACCAGAAGAAGTCCACATTGAAGGTGGTGATGTCATGCTATACGGTGAATATATCTTTGTTGGAACCTATCGTGGTGATGACTATGCAGATTATATTATAGCGCGTACAAACGTAGAAGCCATAGAGTGGTTAAAAAATACTTTTCCGCATAAAAAAGTGATGAGTTTTAACCTGCGTAAAGACAACCTAGACCCATATAATAACGCCTTACACCTAGATTGTTGCTTTCAACCAGTTGGAAAGGATAAATGTATTATACATAAAAATGGCTTTCTTCAAGAAGAAGAATATCAGTATTTGGTAGACTTTTTTGGAAAGGAGAATTGTTTTGAAATTTCACAGGAAGAGATGTATCACATGAATTCAAATGTATTTTCTATAGCACCAGATGTGGTTGTCTCAGAAAAGAATTTTACTCGATTGAATACATGGTTACGCAATCATGGGATAACAGTAGAAGAGGTGCCTTATGCCGAAATTTCTAAACAAGAAGGTCTTTTAAGATGTTCAACTTTACCACTAATAAGAGATTAA